Part of the Kamptonema formosum PCC 6407 genome, ACATGAGAAGATAATAAAACACGCCTAATTTTTGTCGTAAACGGAGCAATAATCGTGTGCAGACTGACGGCATTAGCCCGATCTATTTGTAGAATTAAAACCGGCCGAATGCCTGATTGTTCCGTCCCTACTACTGGATTAAGATCGCATAAAACCACATCTCCTCGATTAATCTCTACCATTGGATCTCACCTCTGGCCAAACGTTCTTCATAAGCTTCTAAATTCTGCAAATAATCAGAAAAATTTAATTCAGCCAGATCTCTCCCTTCAGTAAATTGACTCCACAAATTAACCTCATACCTATCATCTTTCATCAAAAAATCTACAAAATCATTTACTTGTTGAACAAGTGTTTCTGGCAGTTGATGAATTTTCGCAATAGTTTCGTCTCGAACACTCATTTTTCATTCCTTCTTAAATACTACCAATATTATACCCAATGCTCAGGCGATCGCACCTCCCCAAAAAAGCACAATCGCCCTCTCAACCCCAACCCAAAAAACTATGATTCCTTTAGCTTCTTAATGCGATCGCGAATATTCTCCTCCATTTCTTTCAGCAACTCTGGAGTATCGGGAAACGGATACCTTACAGCATCTTTATTATCCGCCTTCAAACGGTCAACAAGTGTATAGAAAGCATCATCATCATCCCTGTGAGCGAGGAAATAAGCTCGTAACTCAGCCTTGCTCATCGTCTCAAAATCAGGTTTCATATTAAATACTCCCATGTGCCATCACGGTAAACTTGGATTTGCAGTTCTTCCCCTGCAAAAATAAAAATCGTGCCATCGCGCTCATCAAAACGCAATATTTCGACTGAGTGGTAAAAATTAGTCAAAGATTGACATAAGCTGATGCAAATTAACCCTTGCGCTGCTGTTGGAAGAATAGTTCCTCCTTTAAAATAATTATTTGAGTGTAATTATATACTACTGACATTAGATTAGCACAACTTAGCCAAGCGCGATCGCCTCATACCAAATTTGGCTTTATTCCCTCTTTTTATTTTAGTCCGCGTAGGCGGACTTTGTTTGTATAGCTGCGATTTCTAATCGCCCGGAAATTCGATTTTTTAAACCAAATTTGATATCATTTACCAAGCGCGATCGCCTACAATTTAACAAACACCAAACAAAAAAACACAATGTTTAGACTCTCCCAAGGCCAACTCAACCTACTCACAACCTGCCCCCGCAAATTTCAACACACCTACCTCGAACAACTAGCAACCCCCTATACCCCAGAACAACAAGAAAAACTCGCCTGGGGTAGCAAATTTCACCTGTTAATGCAGCAGCGAGAAATCGGATTACCAATCGAAGCCTTGATTGAAGAAGACGCAGAAATGCACAATTGCCTCACTGCCTTTATAAATGCCACACCCGAACTTTTTCCCCCCCCAGAAAATAGTAACCTCACTTTCCGCCAAGCTGAACATCCTCGTACCCTCATCTTCCAAGACTATTTAATTACCGTAATTTATGACCTCTTCATAGCCGAAGCAACACAAGCTCAAATCTTTGACTGGAAAACCTACCCCCGTCCTCAAAACCATAAATTATTAGCACAAAACTGGCAAACTCGTCTTTATTTATATGTTTTAGCAGAAACGAGCAACTATTTACCTGAACAAATTTCTATGACCTATTGGTTCGTACAATTAGAAGGTGAAAATAAACCGCAAAGCCTCAAATTTACTTACAACAATATACAGCATGAACAAACTAGAAATGATTTAACTAGCATCTTAAACCAACTAACAAAATGGTTGAAATTATATCATGAAGAAGGCGAACCCTTTCCCCAAGTAGAAATTACATCTAACAATTGCGATTTTTGTCAGTTTATCACTCGCTGCGATCGCAGTCCCGAAACTGAAGAAAATACCTTAAGCAACATTACGGTAACTGCACCCCCAGATTGGCTACCGAATCTAGGTATGATTGAAGAAATATCTATTTAAACCATAAAAAAAGTCCCCCTTAGAGGACTTTAACTATTATGAGTCAGCGATTTGAACCCTGGATACTAATTAAACATCAGACTTCTATTGCTGTGAACCATCTGCACCAGAATTACTACCAGGTGTAGCCGTATTACTAGGATTAGAATCAGTGCCGCTTTCTGTATTACTTCCACTGCCTGTCCCTACTCCAGAACCGCTATCATTTTGATTGGAGGATGGAGCAGTTGAACTCTGAGGTGCTGGAATTGGCGAGGCTGAAGCTGGCTCCCTCTGGGGACTTGGAACCGTAATATTGATATTATTTGATGGCGAAGATGGAGCTGGTGCTGCTTGCGGAGCGGGTGGATCTTGACGCTGGGAATTGGGAACAGTAATATTAATATTAGGCGCTGGTTGTTGAGAAGCTGGACTTGGTTGAGGAGCAGGCGTAGCTCTTTGAACTGGAGACGGTTGAGGAGCTGGAACAATCTTTTCAATGATTGTCTTTTCTCTCTCAATAGTCCTAGTCGGAGCAGGTGGTGTTGAAGGCTGATTTGCTCTCGGTACAGGTACAATCAAAGGAGCAGGAATAGGAGCTTCATCACGTCTATTCAAGTAATATACAGTTCCGAGAACCAAGCCGACTAAAGAAGCCAGAATAATTCCTAACAGCAACCCGCGAGCAGCATTATCATTATCTCTAACTTTTTGAACTTCTCTTTTGCGGTGACTTTCTGCAACTTCGCCCTCTACATAACCTTTATGGTGAGCTGCTGTTGTACTGGGAACTGTTGAAGTAGTTCGCGTTGTACTGACGTGACCATTAGTTCCATCGGTGTGAACCTCTTGATGAATTTCACGGCTAAAGCTATTTTCTTCGTTAGGTTTCATAATTATCCTCGTCACAACTATTCAAAAAATATTTCTTTGTAGGAGATGTCCTTATTTGAAAACTTGAGTTAAAAGTTTCCTTGTTAGGACATTTGAAGAACCTTGGTTTTTTTCTTCATTTGTATTCACTCTAACTGATCGGCGCATAAGCAGACTGTACCCTTAGAGTGATCCTTTGAGTACCACCAAAGGAATAGAATTAGCTTGCTAGCAAAAAAAACTACATAAAATAAGATTAAATAGAAATGTAGGAATCATTTAGTCCTTGGATATTCCTAAATGCCGGAACAACCTCAAAATTGGCAAATTCAGCCCCCAATTCACCCGCCAACTTGGTTAATTGAAGCCGTCAAAAGTCACGCCCCTGAATTGCCAGGGCATTATGCGGCCTCACTATTAATGTCAAGGGGAATTCAAAACCCCGAACAAATAGCTGGTTTTTTGAACCCCAATCTTTATCAACCAGCAAGTCCTTTTGAATTTGGGCAAGAAATGAATCTTGCCGTAGAGCGAGTTCTGCAAGCACGTAATAATGCAGAAAATATTGCTATTTGGGGAGATTTTGACGCAGATGGTATTACCTCAACTTCTGTTCTTTGGGATGGTTTAGGGCAGTTTTTCTCTCAAAATGAACAACTTACTTACTATATTCCCAATCGTCTCACTGAATCTCATGGCCTCAATAACCCTGGAATTGATGCGTTAGCCAAATCAGGAATTACTTTAATTATCACCTGCGACACGGGCAGCACAAATTTAGCAGAAATTGACTATGCTCGCAGTTTAGGAATAGATATTATTGTCACAGATCATCATACGCTACCAGAAGAACGCCCTCAAGTAGTAGCTATCATCAATCCCCGCTATTTACCCTCGACCCACCAACTTTTTCACCTCTCTGGTGTAGCAGTTGCTTACAAGCTAATTGAAGCACTTTATCAAAGTTTGCCCAATGTTCCTCAACGCCCTTTAGAAGACCTATTAGTTTTAGTAGCTATTGGTTTAATTGCTGATTTAGTGCAACTCACAGGTGACTGCCGTTACTTAGCACAAAAGGGGATAGAATGTCTAGGGAAACAAATCACAAATTCTACTCGACCAGGGATTACTAAACTATTAGAATTGTGCAAAAGAAGTGGCGATCGCCCTACAGATATTTCTTTCGGACTCGGCCCTAGAATTAACGCAGTTAGCCGCATTCAAGGTGATGCTAGTTTTTGCGTGGAATTGTTGACTAGCCAGGATAGAAAACGCTGCGACCAACTAGCACTTTCAACTGAATTAGCTAATACTCGCCGCAAATCTATACAGAAAGATGTTGCTAAAGATGTCAATGAAAAATTAGCTAAACTTGATTTGTCAACTACCAGTGTAATTGTTTTAGCGGACTCCCAATGGCCTGTCGGTGTCTTAGGATTAGTAGCAGGTCAAGTCGCGCAAGAATACGGTCGCCCTACCATTTTACTCAGTACAGAAGGAGCGGGGGAGATGGGGAGCGGGGGAGCGGGGGAGCAGGGGAGATGGGGAGCGGGGGAGATGGGGAGCGGGGGAGATGGGGAACAATTACCAATTACCAATTACCAATTACCAATTACCAATTACCAATTACCAATTACCAATTACCCAATTTTAGCCAGAGGTTCTGCCCGTTCAGTTAGCCAAATTGACCTTTACCAATTGGTGAAAAGTCAAGCTCATTTATTACACCGTTTCGGCGGTCATCCCTTTGCTGCTGGATTAAGTTTGCCCGTTGAAAATATTTCTTTATTTACAGATGCAATTAATCAACAATTGCGAGGGCAAATGGTTAATGGTTTACCTTCCCCAACTATCCAAGCTGACCTGATTGTTACAGTCTCTGAATTGGGGCGAGAGTTATTTCAAGAACTTAAACTCCTCGAACCTTGCGGCATGGGGAATCCTGCGCCTAAATTGTTGATTCAAAACTGTTGGTTTGAAAATACATGGCACTGCAACCAGAAGGATTTAAGAGGTAATAAAGTACAATATATCAAAACCGATTTTGAAATTAGAGACGAATCTAGCGATCGCGCATTTCCTGGGATTTGGTGGGGACACTACAAAGATGAAATTCCCACAGGGCCCTGCGATGCTATAGTCGAGCTTGACTTCAATACTTATAAAAAACGCTATGAAGTGCGGCTGATTGCTTTGCGACCAAATGGCGAAAATGCGCCCGTAAACATTCCTGCCCAAATTGATTGGATATTAGACTGGCGCAATAGCCAAAACCAAGACGAGTCAGCGATCGCCCTCTCTCCTTCACCCCTGATAATTGCAGAATGTCCCACTAGCTGGGGCGAATTACAAGCATGGTTTAGGCGGGGACTCCACTCACAACAGAAACTGGCGATCGCCTACAGTCTCCCACCATCCCCGCCCCCTATCCAAATCTGGCAACAGCTAGTGGGAATTGCCAAATACCTCAGTCGTACCAACCAAATAGTTACCCGCAGACAACTAAGACAGAAATTAGGCATCAGCGACGTATCCCTACAACTGGGATTCAAAACTTTAACCCATCTCGGTTTCCAAGTCACTTACCGCGATCGCGCCTTTCACATCACCAGACATCCCCTAGAAAAACCATCAGTAACTTTATCTCACCCAACCCATTCTCACCAAGTCTCAATGTCCCATTCTGAAGCGCTTTCCCACTCCATAGAACGATTCTTAGCTGTAGTTTCAGAAGAACAATTTCGCCGCCGCTATTTCTGCGAAGTTTCCTTTGCTACCATTCAGGCTATGGCCCAAGAAACCCTTTTAAATGACCTCGATTCCTCAGCTACTCCTTTCTAAGAGGGGCTAGGGGCTATCTATAGAGCGATCGCTTTCTTAAGTTTAAAGGAGCGATCGCCCCGTTAGCTTACTGAGAATTCACCTAACCATTGAGTTTTTTGTTCAACAATTGATTAGTAAGCTTGGGATCGGCACGTCCCTCAGTTTGTTTCATTACCTGGCCGACAAAAAAGCCCAACAGCTTAGTTTTGCCACTGCGGTACTGTTCTAGTTCCTTGGGATTCTCAGCGATGACGCGATCGATCGCAGCTTCTAGAGTTGCAGCATCGGAGATTTGGGTAACGCCCGCCGCTTCGATCGCTTGCTTCGGAGAACCACCCTCAGATAATAACTTGGGTAACAAATCCTTAGCGATTTTGCCGCTGATCGTGCCAGCATCAATTAAAGAAATCAGTTCCGCTAAACCGTCGGGTTTAAAAGGTAGCTGGGTAATATTGAGCTTTTCATTTTTCAGGTAGGCGGTGATGTCACCCATTACCCAGTTAGCGACTTGCTTAGGATTACCACCTGCTGCGATCGCGGCTTCAAAATACTCAGCCACTGCTCTATCGTCCGTCAATACGCGGGCATCATAGGCAGAAAGACCGATTTTATTTTCGTAGCGATCGCGTTTAGAAGCTGGTAATTCTGGAAGTTCCGCTTCCCAGTGCCCTAACTGTTCCGGCGATACCTCAATCGGGGGGATGTCAGGTTCTGGGAAGTAGCGGTAATCGCTAGAACCTTCTTTGAGCCGCATACTCACAGTACACTGCTTGCCTTCTTCCCAGAGCCGGGTTTCTTGGAAAATGCGATCGCCATTTTCCAAAGCTTGAATTTGCCGTTCAATTTCAAAGTCGATCGCCCGGTGGATAGCATTAAAGGAGTTCATATTTTTAATCTCGACTTTAGTGCCAAACTCCTCTCTGCCAACGGGACGCACGGAAATATTCACGTCACAGCGTAGCGAACCTTCCTGCATATTACCGTCGCTAACACCGAGATAGCGGACGATACGGCGCAATTCTTGGGCATATTCGGCAGCTTCCGCACCCGATCGCAAATCCGGTTCCGAGACTATTTCGATTAACGGAATCCCAGCGCGGTTGTAGTCTACCATCGAATAAGTCGAACCAGAGAGGCGATCGCTGCCGCCATGAACCAATTTTCCTGCATCCTCCTCCATGTGCAGGCGAGTAATCCCAATTTTTTTGCGTGTAGAGTTACCCCCATCATCAATCAACTCAATTTCTAGCCAGCCATTAGTCGCGATCGGCAAATCGAACTGAGAAATTTGATAATTTTTGGGTAAATCTGGATAAAAATATTGCTTGCGGTCAAACTTGCTATAGGGTGCAATCTGACACTTTAACGCCAGCCCTGCCTTCACAGCATACTCCAGCACCTTCTGATTCAGTACCGGCAACACTCCCGGCATTCCCATACAAATCGGATCTATATTGGAATTCGGGACACCACCAAATTCTGTAGAGGAACTAGAGAAAATCTTAGTTTTAGTACCCAACTGACAGTGGGTTTCCAGACCGATAATGGCTTCGTATTGAGTTTTAACTGGTGCAGCAGTGGTCATAGGCTAGACAAAGCTTAGGGAGCAACTATTTGCTATATTTTAGCTGTTCTTGACTTGCGCTTGCCGTGAATACCTAGTATTGTTTGGAGTTTAGAATCAATGATGT contains:
- a CDS encoding type II toxin-antitoxin system PemK/MazF family toxin; the encoded protein is MVEINRGDVVLCDLNPVVGTEQSGIRPVLILQIDRANAVSLHTIIAPFTTKIRRVLLSSHVFVPAGIGGLSQDSVLLCEQIRVSDKSRLIRVLGNLDDIYMQEVAKAVCAILGL
- a CDS encoding DUF6887 family protein, which codes for MKPDFETMSKAELRAYFLAHRDDDDAFYTLVDRLKADNKDAVRYPFPDTPELLKEMEENIRDRIKKLKES
- a CDS encoding DUF6888 family protein, encoding MLPTAAQGLICISLCQSLTNFYHSVEILRFDERDGTIFIFAGEELQIQVYRDGTWEYLI
- a CDS encoding PD-(D/E)XK nuclease family protein, with translation MFRLSQGQLNLLTTCPRKFQHTYLEQLATPYTPEQQEKLAWGSKFHLLMQQREIGLPIEALIEEDAEMHNCLTAFINATPELFPPPENSNLTFRQAEHPRTLIFQDYLITVIYDLFIAEATQAQIFDWKTYPRPQNHKLLAQNWQTRLYLYVLAETSNYLPEQISMTYWFVQLEGENKPQSLKFTYNNIQHEQTRNDLTSILNQLTKWLKLYHEEGEPFPQVEITSNNCDFCQFITRCDRSPETEENTLSNITVTAPPDWLPNLGMIEEISI
- a CDS encoding single-stranded-DNA-specific exonuclease RecJ; translation: MPEQPQNWQIQPPIHPPTWLIEAVKSHAPELPGHYAASLLMSRGIQNPEQIAGFLNPNLYQPASPFEFGQEMNLAVERVLQARNNAENIAIWGDFDADGITSTSVLWDGLGQFFSQNEQLTYYIPNRLTESHGLNNPGIDALAKSGITLIITCDTGSTNLAEIDYARSLGIDIIVTDHHTLPEERPQVVAIINPRYLPSTHQLFHLSGVAVAYKLIEALYQSLPNVPQRPLEDLLVLVAIGLIADLVQLTGDCRYLAQKGIECLGKQITNSTRPGITKLLELCKRSGDRPTDISFGLGPRINAVSRIQGDASFCVELLTSQDRKRCDQLALSTELANTRRKSIQKDVAKDVNEKLAKLDLSTTSVIVLADSQWPVGVLGLVAGQVAQEYGRPTILLSTEGAGEMGSGGAGEQGRWGAGEMGSGGDGEQLPITNYQLPITNYQLPITNYPILARGSARSVSQIDLYQLVKSQAHLLHRFGGHPFAAGLSLPVENISLFTDAINQQLRGQMVNGLPSPTIQADLIVTVSELGRELFQELKLLEPCGMGNPAPKLLIQNCWFENTWHCNQKDLRGNKVQYIKTDFEIRDESSDRAFPGIWWGHYKDEIPTGPCDAIVELDFNTYKKRYEVRLIALRPNGENAPVNIPAQIDWILDWRNSQNQDESAIALSPSPLIIAECPTSWGELQAWFRRGLHSQQKLAIAYSLPPSPPPIQIWQQLVGIAKYLSRTNQIVTRRQLRQKLGISDVSLQLGFKTLTHLGFQVTYRDRAFHITRHPLEKPSVTLSHPTHSHQVSMSHSEALSHSIERFLAVVSEEQFRRRYFCEVSFATIQAMAQETLLNDLDSSATPF
- the gatB gene encoding Asp-tRNA(Asn)/Glu-tRNA(Gln) amidotransferase subunit GatB: MTTAAPVKTQYEAIIGLETHCQLGTKTKIFSSSSTEFGGVPNSNIDPICMGMPGVLPVLNQKVLEYAVKAGLALKCQIAPYSKFDRKQYFYPDLPKNYQISQFDLPIATNGWLEIELIDDGGNSTRKKIGITRLHMEEDAGKLVHGGSDRLSGSTYSMVDYNRAGIPLIEIVSEPDLRSGAEAAEYAQELRRIVRYLGVSDGNMQEGSLRCDVNISVRPVGREEFGTKVEIKNMNSFNAIHRAIDFEIERQIQALENGDRIFQETRLWEEGKQCTVSMRLKEGSSDYRYFPEPDIPPIEVSPEQLGHWEAELPELPASKRDRYENKIGLSAYDARVLTDDRAVAEYFEAAIAAGGNPKQVANWVMGDITAYLKNEKLNITQLPFKPDGLAELISLIDAGTISGKIAKDLLPKLLSEGGSPKQAIEAAGVTQISDAATLEAAIDRVIAENPKELEQYRSGKTKLLGFFVGQVMKQTEGRADPKLTNQLLNKKLNG